The proteins below come from a single Zea mays cultivar B73 chromosome 8, Zm-B73-REFERENCE-NAM-5.0, whole genome shotgun sequence genomic window:
- the LOC100191387 gene encoding serine/threonine protein phosphatase 2A 55 kDa regulatory subunit B beta isoform-like isoform X1: MNGAAAPERSPSPSPPPPAQAQAQAPPSPSPAQPLEWRFSQVFGERSAGEEVQEVDIISAIEFNKSGHHLATGDRGGRVVLFERTDVKDHACRKDAEKADHSISRHPEFRYKTEFQSHEPEFDYLKSLEIEEKINQIKWCQAANGALYLLSTNDKTIKFWKVQEKKVKKLSEMNLDRSAAPANGSPGGVGYLSPSLSNGNALKPGRLPLLRLPVVVTSQETSLATSCRRVYAHAHDYHINSISNNSDGETFISADDLRINLWNLEISNQSFNIIDVKPTNMEDLTEVITSAEFHPTHCNTLAYSSSKGSIRLVDLRQSALCDTHYQIFEQHEAPGSRSFFTEIIASISDIKFSKDGRHLLSRDYMTLKLWDVKMNSGPVATFQVHEYLRPKLCDLYENDSIFDKFECCQSGDGLRVATGSYSNIFRVFGCGTGNSEATTLEATRNPTRRQLQNPTRATRSLSSLTRAVRRGGESTGIDVNGNSYDLSTKLLHLAWHPSENLIACAAANSLYMYYA; this comes from the exons ATGAACGGCGCCGCGGCACCGGAGCGCTCGCCCTCACCCTCGCCCCCGCCTCCGGCCCAGGCCCAGGCCCAGGCGCCGCCGTCGCCCTCTCCGGCTCAGCCGCTCGAGTGGAGGTTCTCCCAGGTGTTCGGTGAGCGCAGCGCCGGGGAGGAAGTCCAGGAAG TTGACATCATCTCAGCAATAGAGTTCAATAAATCAGGACATCATCTTGCCACTGGAGACAGAGGTGGACGAGTTGTTTTATTTGAAAGGACCGATGTCAAAGAT catgctTGTAGAAAAGATGCTGAGAAAGCTGATCATTCTATCAGCAGGCATCCTGAATTTCGCTACAAAACTGAGTTTCAAAGCCACGAACCAGAG TTTGATTATCTTAAGAGCTTGGAAATTGAAGAGAAGATTAACCAAATAAAATGGTGTCAAGCAGCAAATGGTGCATTGTATCTTCTATCCACAAATGACAAAACGATAAAGTTTTGGAAG GTCCAAGAAAAGAAGGTAAAAAAGCTATCTGAGATGAATTTGGACCGTTCAGCTGCTCCTGCAAATGGTAGTCCTGGTGGCGTGGGATATCTGAGCCCATCTCTCTCAAATGGCAATGCTCTAAAACCTGGCAGGCTTCCTTTGCTTCGCCTGCCTGTGGTA GTTACAAGCCAAGAAACAAGTCTTGCCACAAGTTGCCGAAGAGTATATGCTCATGCACATGACTACCATATAAATTCGATATCAAATAACAG TGATGGTGAGACATTTATATCAGCTGATGATTTGCGGATAAATCTATGGAATTTGGAAATCAGCAATCAAAGTTTCAATATTATTGATGTTAAGCCTACAAACATGGAAGATCTCACCG AGGTGATAACATCTGCTGAATTCCATCCTACCCACTGCAATACGTTGGCATATAGTAGCTCTAAGGGATCCATTCGACTTGTTGATCTGCGCCAATCAGCCCTTTGCGACACTCATTATCAAAT CTTTGAGCAGCATGAGGCCCCAGGCTCAAGATCATTTTTCACTGAGATTATAGCCTCAATTTCGGACATAAAGTTTTCGAAGGATGGGAGGCATCTTCTCAGTCGCGACTACATGACTCTGAAG CTTTGGGATGTTAAGATGAATTCCGGTCCAGTTGCAACATTCCAGGTTCATGAGTATCTAAGGCCTAAG TTATGTGATTTATATGAAAATGACTCAATTTTTGACAAATTTGAGTGTTGTCAAAGTGGTGATGGATTAAGAGTAGCAACTGGTTCCTACAG CAACATTTTCCGTGTGTTTGGTTGTGGTACTGGTAACAGTGAGGCGACAACACTTGAAGCAACCCGAAACCCTACAAG GAGGCAGCTCCAGAATCCCACTAGAGCTACCAGATCCCTAAGTTCTCTGACAAGGGCAGTTAGACGAG GTGGAGAAAGCACTGGAATAGATGTCAATGGAAATTCTTATGATCTGAGCACAAAGTTGCTTCATTTGGCTTGGCACCCATCTGAAAATCTAATTGCATGTGCTGCAGCCAATAGCTTGTACATGTACTATGCATAA
- the LOC100191387 gene encoding Serine/threonine protein phosphatase 2A 55 kDa regulatory subunit B beta isoform-like produces MNGAAAPERSPSPSPPPPAQAQAQAPPSPSPAQPLEWRFSQVFGERSAGEEVQEVDIISAIEFNKSGHHLATGDRGGRVVLFERTDVKDHACRKDAEKADHSISRHPEFRYKTEFQSHEPEFDYLKSLEIEEKINQIKWCQAANGALYLLSTNDKTIKFWKVQEKKVKKLSEMNLDRSAAPANGSPGGVGYLSPSLSNGNALKPGRLPLLRLPVVTSQETSLATSCRRVYAHAHDYHINSISNNSDGETFISADDLRINLWNLEISNQSFNIIDVKPTNMEDLTEVITSAEFHPTHCNTLAYSSSKGSIRLVDLRQSALCDTHYQIFEQHEAPGSRSFFTEIIASISDIKFSKDGRHLLSRDYMTLKLWDVKMNSGPVATFQVHEYLRPKLCDLYENDSIFDKFECCQSGDGLRVATGSYSNIFRVFGCGTGNSEATTLEATRNPTRRQLQNPTRATRSLSSLTRAVRRGGESTGIDVNGNSYDLSTKLLHLAWHPSENLIACAAANSLYMYYA; encoded by the exons ATGAACGGCGCCGCGGCACCGGAGCGCTCGCCCTCACCCTCGCCCCCGCCTCCGGCCCAGGCCCAGGCCCAGGCGCCGCCGTCGCCCTCTCCGGCTCAGCCGCTCGAGTGGAGGTTCTCCCAGGTGTTCGGTGAGCGCAGCGCCGGGGAGGAAGTCCAGGAAG TTGACATCATCTCAGCAATAGAGTTCAATAAATCAGGACATCATCTTGCCACTGGAGACAGAGGTGGACGAGTTGTTTTATTTGAAAGGACCGATGTCAAAGAT catgctTGTAGAAAAGATGCTGAGAAAGCTGATCATTCTATCAGCAGGCATCCTGAATTTCGCTACAAAACTGAGTTTCAAAGCCACGAACCAGAG TTTGATTATCTTAAGAGCTTGGAAATTGAAGAGAAGATTAACCAAATAAAATGGTGTCAAGCAGCAAATGGTGCATTGTATCTTCTATCCACAAATGACAAAACGATAAAGTTTTGGAAG GTCCAAGAAAAGAAGGTAAAAAAGCTATCTGAGATGAATTTGGACCGTTCAGCTGCTCCTGCAAATGGTAGTCCTGGTGGCGTGGGATATCTGAGCCCATCTCTCTCAAATGGCAATGCTCTAAAACCTGGCAGGCTTCCTTTGCTTCGCCTGCCTGTG GTTACAAGCCAAGAAACAAGTCTTGCCACAAGTTGCCGAAGAGTATATGCTCATGCACATGACTACCATATAAATTCGATATCAAATAACAG TGATGGTGAGACATTTATATCAGCTGATGATTTGCGGATAAATCTATGGAATTTGGAAATCAGCAATCAAAGTTTCAATATTATTGATGTTAAGCCTACAAACATGGAAGATCTCACCG AGGTGATAACATCTGCTGAATTCCATCCTACCCACTGCAATACGTTGGCATATAGTAGCTCTAAGGGATCCATTCGACTTGTTGATCTGCGCCAATCAGCCCTTTGCGACACTCATTATCAAAT CTTTGAGCAGCATGAGGCCCCAGGCTCAAGATCATTTTTCACTGAGATTATAGCCTCAATTTCGGACATAAAGTTTTCGAAGGATGGGAGGCATCTTCTCAGTCGCGACTACATGACTCTGAAG CTTTGGGATGTTAAGATGAATTCCGGTCCAGTTGCAACATTCCAGGTTCATGAGTATCTAAGGCCTAAG TTATGTGATTTATATGAAAATGACTCAATTTTTGACAAATTTGAGTGTTGTCAAAGTGGTGATGGATTAAGAGTAGCAACTGGTTCCTACAG CAACATTTTCCGTGTGTTTGGTTGTGGTACTGGTAACAGTGAGGCGACAACACTTGAAGCAACCCGAAACCCTACAAG GAGGCAGCTCCAGAATCCCACTAGAGCTACCAGATCCCTAAGTTCTCTGACAAGGGCAGTTAGACGAG GTGGAGAAAGCACTGGAATAGATGTCAATGGAAATTCTTATGATCTGAGCACAAAGTTGCTTCATTTGGCTTGGCACCCATCTGAAAATCTAATTGCATGTGCTGCAGCCAATAGCTTGTACATGTACTATGCATAA
- the LOC109941626 gene encoding uncharacterized protein, with amino-acid sequence MALGPLGRFFLQRPSLSITWFAALCGSVSCCWADFFAPFPGPGIQYPDSFGRAAPECAFTLDRMESGGVAGLFSSAPPLAQRREKDWWNKEAAEFER; translated from the exons atggCGCTCGGTCCCCTgggccgcttcttcctccagcgccCTTCTCTCTCCATTACTTGGTTCGCGGCGCTGTGTGGCTCGGTCTCCTGCTGTTGGGCCGATTTCTTCGCGCCGTTCCCTGGCCCAGGGATACAGTATCCCGACTCATTCGGCAGAGCGGCCCCTGAATGCGCGTTCACCTTGGATCGGATGGAGTCCGGGGGTGTCGCCGGTCTCTTCTCGTCTGCTCCCCCACTCGC ACAAAGAAGGGAAAAAGACTGGTGGAACAAGGAAGCCGCAGAATTCGAAAGATAA